One Triticum dicoccoides isolate Atlit2015 ecotype Zavitan chromosome 5B, WEW_v2.0, whole genome shotgun sequence genomic window carries:
- the LOC119307562 gene encoding reticulon-like protein B18 isoform X1: protein MAAMAMNPTSPAPSAKLRTPPYHHPSPAAEEEPMATPPPKPTGQRSPMPSPLQLSGGYSLHELLLLSPSPTSRRTRSGQRGAAGAGGVDSSLEMAGTPPRRRRATPAGASPRNARRARRRLEKEAEPEEEAIRKARRRRSSRVASKVAAAVAVDKAVAAAAAAPGKEDDMSLALVPAPADATHVTETDALEQSGWESLWERVVELVVWKDVAKSALWFGLGSMFFLSFSFSREITFSPISVFCQLGVIILGLAFFKDSVPQSRQPVRETNFQLTEKDVIRAAGAVLPIANSIISTAQVIFSGNPSMTLKVLPVLLFGAKYGSLITVWRLLATGFFTSFTLPKLYICYSTQIHVIAENLIDRALEAWKACPRKKFVAGTAVTVCWNLFSVKTRFVAAFISVVILRYNHQTAGLV from the exons ATGGCGGCCATGGCCATGAACCCCACCTCGCCGGCCCCATCCGCGAAGCTCCGGACGCCTCCGTACCACCACCCCTCCCCCGCGGCTGAGGAGGAGCCCATGgcgacgccgccgccgaagccgaCGGGCCAGAGGTCGCCCATGCCGTCGCCGCTGCAGCTTTCCGGCGGGTACTCGCTCCACGAGCTGCTCCTGCTGTCCCCGTCCCCGACCTCCCGCCGCACCCGCTCGGGACAGCGGGGCGCGGCCGGGGCAGGCGGCGTGGATTCGAGCCTGGAGATGGCGGGGACGCCTCCCAGGCGGCGGCGCGCGACGCCCGCGGGGGCCTCGCCGAGGAACGCGAGGCGGGCGAGGCGGAGGCTGGAGAAGGAGGCCGAGCCGGAGGAGGAAGCCATTAGGAAGGCGCGCAGGAGGAGGTCCTCCAGGGTGGCCTCCAAGGTCGCGGCCGCGGTGGCTGTGGacaaggcggtggcggcggcggccgccgccccAGGGAAGGAGGACGACATGAGTTTGGCCTTGGTTCCTGCTCCTGCCGATGCCACTCATG TCACAGAAACTGACGCTCTGGAGCAGTCCGGATGGGAAAGTCTCTGGGAAAGGGTCGTCGAGCTAGTGGTGTGGAAGGACGTGGCGAAATCAGCACTCTGGTTCGGGCTGGGATCCATGTTCTTCTTATCTTTCTCCTTTTCAAGAGAGATCACTTTCAG CCCAATTTCTGTATTTTGTCAGCTGGGCGTTATCATTTTGGGTCTAGCCTTCTTTAAGGATTCTGTGCCACAGAG CAGGCAGCCGGTGAGGGAAACGAACTTCCAGTTGACTGAAAAAGATGTGATTCGTGCTGCCGGAGCTGTGTTGCCGATTGCTAACTCCATCATATCCACGGCACAAGTGATCTTCTCGGGCAACCCATCGATGACTCTCAAA GTATTGCCTGTTCTTCTGTTCGGCGCAAAATACGGTAGTCTGATTACGGTATGGAGGCTTCTAGCCACAG GTTTCTTCACCAGTTTTACACTCCCAAAGCTTTATATCTGCTATTCAACTCAAATTCATGTGATAG CTGAGAATTTGATAGACCGGGCTCTAGAAGCATGGAAGGCTTGCCCCCGCAAGAAATTCGTTGCGGGTACAGCAGTGACAGTTTGCTGGAATTTGTTTAGTGTTAAGACACGCTTCGTGGCAG CCTTCATTTCAGTAGTGATACTGCGGTACAATCATCAGACCGCAGGGCTGGTGTGA
- the LOC119307562 gene encoding reticulon-like protein B18 isoform X2, producing the protein MAAMAMNPTSPAPSAKLRTPPYHHPSPAAEEEPMATPPPKPTGQRSPMPSPLQLSGGYSLHELLLLSPSPTSRRTRSGQRGAAGAGGVDSSLEMAGTPPRRRRATPAGASPRNARRARRRLEKEAEPEEEAIRKARRRRSSRVASKVAAAVAVDKAVAAAAAAPGKEDDMSLALVPAPADATHVTETDALEQSGWESLWERVVELVVWKDVAKSALWFGLGSMFFLSFSFSREITFSPISVFCQLGVIILGLAFFKDSVPQRQPVRETNFQLTEKDVIRAAGAVLPIANSIISTAQVIFSGNPSMTLKVLPVLLFGAKYGSLITVWRLLATGFFTSFTLPKLYICYSTQIHVIAENLIDRALEAWKACPRKKFVAGTAVTVCWNLFSVKTRFVAAFISVVILRYNHQTAGLV; encoded by the exons ATGGCGGCCATGGCCATGAACCCCACCTCGCCGGCCCCATCCGCGAAGCTCCGGACGCCTCCGTACCACCACCCCTCCCCCGCGGCTGAGGAGGAGCCCATGgcgacgccgccgccgaagccgaCGGGCCAGAGGTCGCCCATGCCGTCGCCGCTGCAGCTTTCCGGCGGGTACTCGCTCCACGAGCTGCTCCTGCTGTCCCCGTCCCCGACCTCCCGCCGCACCCGCTCGGGACAGCGGGGCGCGGCCGGGGCAGGCGGCGTGGATTCGAGCCTGGAGATGGCGGGGACGCCTCCCAGGCGGCGGCGCGCGACGCCCGCGGGGGCCTCGCCGAGGAACGCGAGGCGGGCGAGGCGGAGGCTGGAGAAGGAGGCCGAGCCGGAGGAGGAAGCCATTAGGAAGGCGCGCAGGAGGAGGTCCTCCAGGGTGGCCTCCAAGGTCGCGGCCGCGGTGGCTGTGGacaaggcggtggcggcggcggccgccgccccAGGGAAGGAGGACGACATGAGTTTGGCCTTGGTTCCTGCTCCTGCCGATGCCACTCATG TCACAGAAACTGACGCTCTGGAGCAGTCCGGATGGGAAAGTCTCTGGGAAAGGGTCGTCGAGCTAGTGGTGTGGAAGGACGTGGCGAAATCAGCACTCTGGTTCGGGCTGGGATCCATGTTCTTCTTATCTTTCTCCTTTTCAAGAGAGATCACTTTCAG CCCAATTTCTGTATTTTGTCAGCTGGGCGTTATCATTTTGGGTCTAGCCTTCTTTAAGGATTCTGTGCCACAGAG GCAGCCGGTGAGGGAAACGAACTTCCAGTTGACTGAAAAAGATGTGATTCGTGCTGCCGGAGCTGTGTTGCCGATTGCTAACTCCATCATATCCACGGCACAAGTGATCTTCTCGGGCAACCCATCGATGACTCTCAAA GTATTGCCTGTTCTTCTGTTCGGCGCAAAATACGGTAGTCTGATTACGGTATGGAGGCTTCTAGCCACAG GTTTCTTCACCAGTTTTACACTCCCAAAGCTTTATATCTGCTATTCAACTCAAATTCATGTGATAG CTGAGAATTTGATAGACCGGGCTCTAGAAGCATGGAAGGCTTGCCCCCGCAAGAAATTCGTTGCGGGTACAGCAGTGACAGTTTGCTGGAATTTGTTTAGTGTTAAGACACGCTTCGTGGCAG CCTTCATTTCAGTAGTGATACTGCGGTACAATCATCAGACCGCAGGGCTGGTGTGA